The nucleotide sequence TGGGGCGAGTTTATTTTCATTATAAAATCCCTGGAGTGGAAAACACATTTTGTGTTTGAATTCTATAGCTAAAAAGCTATATAAACACAATTTATATTTTAGAAAATTAAGTGAAAGTGAAATTCCAACCTTGGAACCTGGAGGAGGTGGCAGACCCAGGAAGGCATATACCGCATTGTCTTCTTTGGCGTCAAAGAATGTCTCGTAGTCCTATGGTAAAAGGCAAATTAGACATTTCTGTTTAGTCTCCAATCGTTCCCTCAGCATTTGAATGGACACTTTTCCCCACCTTTACCTGAACCATTCAGTAGGGAGTAGGCTTATTGGTCACCACACCTTCTACATGATCTTGTTCTGCTCACCCCACAGTAGCTCTCTTCGTTGAAGATCTGAGGGGGTAGAGGGATCCCGTTGGTGGGCTTTTTCTCCACAGGGACATTTTCCCTCATCCACATGCGGTTGTCCTCATTGCAGGCAATGTCCAATGGAGCGTAGTCCACTTTCAGGGCCTCCAGGAACCCAAGCACATCCTGTTGCTTCTTTTTGATCTGGACCATCACACAggtgtacagacagacaacaaacacagtaTAGATAGGCTTCTTCTTCATGAGATCATGTTTGGCAGATTTTTTT is from Oncorhynchus gorbuscha isolate QuinsamMale2020 ecotype Even-year linkage group LG19, OgorEven_v1.0, whole genome shotgun sequence and encodes:
- the LOC124006059 gene encoding SH3 domain-binding glutamic acid-rich-like protein isoform X43, whose translation is MVIKVFLASSSGSTAIKKKQQDVLGFLEALKVDYAPLDIACNEDNRMWMRENVPVEKKPTNGIPLPPQIFNEESYCGDYETFFDAKEDNAVYAFLGLPPPPGSKKAPVKEEEAQEEAEDEEAKGEDDQPVSEEEEELRQLEEEEEEVTEEAEQEEEDE
- the LOC124006059 gene encoding SH3 domain-binding glutamic acid-rich-like protein isoform X42, with amino-acid sequence MVIKVFLASSSGSTAIKKKQQDVLGFLEALKVDYAPLDIACNEDNRMWMRENVPVEKKPTNGIPLPPQIFNEESYCGDYETFFDAKEDNAVYAFLGLPPPPGSKEAKEAYLENGPVENGTIVNGTDDAEDEENLEAEEENIDDDTLKAPVKEEEAQEEAEDEEAKEEEDE
- the LOC124006059 gene encoding SH3 domain-binding glutamic acid-rich-like protein isoform X47, which gives rise to MVIKVFLASSSGSTAIKKKQQDVLGFLEALKVDYAPLDIACNEDNRMWMRENVPVEKKPTNGIPLPPQIFNEESYCGDYETFFDAKEDNAVYAFLGLPPPPGSKKAPVKEEEAQEEAEDEEAKGEDDQPVSEQEEEDE
- the LOC124006059 gene encoding SH3 domain-binding glutamic acid-rich-like protein isoform X41, which encodes MVIKVFLASSSGSTAIKKKQQDVLGFLEALKVDYAPLDIACNEDNRMWMRENVPVEKKPTNGIPLPPQIFNEESYCGDYETFFDAKEDNAVYAFLGLPPPPGSKEAKEAYLENGPVENGTIVNGTDDAEDEENLEAEEENIDDDTLKAPVKEEEAQEEAEDEEAKQEEEDE
- the LOC124006059 gene encoding SH3 domain-binding glutamic acid-rich-like protein isoform X48 — protein: MVIKVFLASSSGSTAIKKKQQDVLGFLEALKVDYAPLDIACNEDNRMWMRENVPVEKKPTNGIPLPPQIFNEESYCGDYETFFDAKEDNAVYAFLGLPPPPGSKKAPVKEEEAQEEAEDEEAKGEDDQPVSEEEEDE
- the LOC124006059 gene encoding SH3 domain-binding glutamic acid-rich-like protein isoform X49, which produces MVIKVFLASSSGSTAIKKKQQDVLGFLEALKVDYAPLDIACNEDNRMWMRENVPVEKKPTNGIPLPPQIFNEESYCGDYETFFDAKEDNAVYAFLGLPPPPGSKKAPVKEEEAQEEAEDEEAKQEEEDE
- the LOC124006059 gene encoding SH3 domain-binding glutamic acid-rich-like protein isoform X45, translated to MVIKVFLASSSGSTAIKKKQQDVLGFLEALKVDYAPLDIACNEDNRMWMRENVPVEKKPTNGIPLPPQIFNEESYCGDYETFFDAKEDNAVYAFLGLPPPPGSKKAPVKEEEAQEEAEDEEAKGEDDQPVSEEEEEEVTEEAEQEEEDE
- the LOC124006059 gene encoding SH3 domain-binding glutamic acid-rich-like protein isoform X46; this translates as MVIKVFLASSSGSTAIKKKQQDVLGFLEALKVDYAPLDIACNEDNRMWMRENVPVEKKPTNGIPLPPQIFNEESYCGDYETFFDAKEDNAVYAFLGLPPPPGSKKAPVKEEEAQEEAEDEEAKGEDDQPVSEEEEELRQLEQEEEDE
- the LOC124006059 gene encoding SH3 domain-binding glutamic acid-rich-like protein isoform X50; this translates as MVIKVFLASSSGSTAIKKKQQDVLGFLEALKVDYAPLDIACNEDNRMWMRENVPVEKKPTNGIPLPPQIFNEESYCGDYETFFDAKEDNAVYAFLGLPPPPGSKKAPVKEEEAQEEAEDEEAKEEEDE
- the LOC124006059 gene encoding SH3 domain-binding glutamic acid-rich-like protein isoform X44, translating into MVIKVFLASSSGSTAIKKKQQDVLGFLEALKVDYAPLDIACNEDNRMWMRENVPVEKKPTNGIPLPPQIFNEESYCGDYETFFDAKEDNAVYAFLGLPPPPGSKKAPVKEEEAQEEAEDEEAKGEDDQPVSEEEEAPEEEEEEVTEEAEQEEEDE